A genomic region of Thermodesulfovibrio aggregans contains the following coding sequences:
- the rgy gene encoding reverse gyrase has translation MILSLFKGLCPNCGGEIASQRLDKGLPCEKCLPNEEDDPCSFIKSGNYKEVCLVKEYVQKWEKNFEKYVKSKPWSLQKTWAKRVFSGVSFALLAPTGVGKTSFGISMASYLAKLNKKSYIIVPTKLLVEQVSERLKNFGLKDEILGFVETNEKLKERLKKGDFQVLVTTSMFLYKNQEIIPPDFSFIFVDDVDSFLKTAKNVDKVLYLLGFSSSEIKKALEVIALKAKVKKTDADWEKINEIQKELYSLRNTKKGVLVVSSATSQPRSNRIKIFRELLGFEVGTPTFYLRNVIDTFTEKGSLVGWIKRLGKGGLIFISSDKGKEKIDEIIKELKKNGIEAVSYENLNDRAISNFEKGRIDVLVGIASYKNPLARGFDMPQVVRYAIFYGVPKIVISLKFESNLSHLLWAVSSIRSFIVKKMPKYTQKINSWINQLRKFQYLAEDFINLKPSLKQTIDNLREQIGDFFSSKEVLDLLNSSDEITLRFTEEGYMMVVSDATGYLQASGRVSRMYAGGITKGLSLVLVDDTATFKHLLRKVKWFSDEIKFLPVEEIDLSSVLKEIDEDRAKIKEFLMTRKPQDSKDPLKPVLVIVESPNKAKTIANFFGKPVRRKIFDHDLFETSIEDRYIIITSSYGHILDLVKNEAFYGVVVNESIIPIYKSIEGKESIIESLRKVSLEAEQVLIATDPDTEGEKIGWDINEILKPYVKDIKRMEFHEVTKKAVIKALKEPRDFDFNLIRAQIVRRIADRWVGFEFSQLLQKNFGKQTLSAGRVQTPVLGWIIERQKEHTQKIYKVSFFIEENNKKLRLNFEFEDKQEAMKFFTDLKEVQLEVISTSEKIEMPPPPYRTDTMLKDAGDFYRFSLPKTMELAQTLFELGFITYHRTDSQRVSDAGINVARDFIKEEFGLEYFSPRIWSEGGAHECIRPTKAIEPEELNSMLITGQIEGLSKEHLLLYEMIFRRFIASQMKPVKTKNVEIVIKALNREQKINLRTEIFEEGWNKILNIETYPELQGIFDVSKTKQFRQQPKVYLYTHSELVAKMKEKGIGRPSTYASIVEKLLERKYIIESKGFLIPTELGKAVYFYLSNREEIKNFLSEEFTEQLELFMDKIEEGVLDYEKVLFDLYEEILKTRKQ, from the coding sequence ATGATTTTAAGTCTATTTAAAGGCTTATGCCCTAACTGTGGTGGAGAGATAGCTTCTCAAAGACTGGATAAAGGACTTCCCTGTGAAAAGTGCCTTCCAAATGAAGAAGATGACCCCTGTAGTTTTATAAAATCTGGAAATTATAAAGAAGTTTGCCTTGTTAAAGAATATGTCCAAAAATGGGAAAAAAATTTTGAAAAATACGTAAAATCAAAACCATGGAGTCTTCAAAAAACTTGGGCAAAAAGAGTTTTTTCTGGCGTTTCCTTTGCTTTGTTAGCTCCCACAGGAGTTGGTAAGACCTCGTTTGGAATCTCTATGGCATCATATCTTGCAAAATTGAATAAAAAATCATACATTATTGTGCCTACAAAACTTTTAGTTGAACAGGTTTCAGAGCGTTTAAAAAATTTTGGACTTAAAGATGAAATTCTTGGTTTTGTCGAAACTAATGAAAAGCTTAAGGAAAGATTGAAAAAAGGAGATTTTCAAGTTCTTGTTACAACCTCAATGTTTCTTTACAAAAATCAGGAAATAATTCCACCAGACTTTAGTTTTATTTTTGTTGATGATGTGGATTCCTTTTTAAAAACAGCAAAAAATGTTGACAAAGTTTTGTATTTACTTGGATTTTCTTCATCTGAAATTAAAAAAGCTCTTGAAGTTATTGCTCTTAAGGCAAAGGTAAAGAAAACTGATGCTGATTGGGAAAAAATAAATGAAATTCAAAAGGAACTATATAGTTTAAGAAATACCAAAAAAGGCGTGCTTGTAGTATCTTCTGCTACAAGTCAACCCCGTTCAAACAGAATAAAAATTTTTCGTGAATTGTTAGGATTTGAAGTAGGAACTCCAACATTTTATTTAAGAAATGTGATTGATACTTTTACTGAAAAAGGTTCATTAGTGGGGTGGATTAAAAGACTTGGTAAAGGAGGTTTAATTTTTATCTCGTCAGATAAAGGAAAAGAAAAAATAGATGAAATCATAAAAGAACTCAAGAAAAACGGAATAGAAGCAGTATCATATGAAAATTTAAATGATAGAGCAATATCTAATTTTGAAAAAGGTAGGATAGATGTTTTAGTAGGGATAGCCTCCTATAAAAATCCTTTAGCTCGTGGATTTGACATGCCTCAAGTTGTAAGATATGCAATCTTTTATGGAGTTCCAAAAATTGTTATTTCTTTAAAATTTGAGTCAAACTTGAGTCATCTTCTTTGGGCAGTTTCTTCAATTCGTTCTTTTATCGTTAAAAAAATGCCAAAGTACACACAAAAAATAAATAGTTGGATTAATCAATTAAGAAAATTTCAGTATTTAGCAGAAGATTTTATAAATTTAAAACCCTCTCTCAAGCAGACAATAGACAATTTAAGAGAACAAATAGGTGATTTTTTCTCATCAAAAGAAGTTCTGGATTTATTGAATTCTTCTGATGAAATAACTTTAAGATTTACAGAAGAAGGCTATATGATGGTGGTATCGGATGCTACAGGGTATCTTCAGGCAAGTGGAAGAGTTTCAAGGATGTACGCTGGTGGAATAACAAAGGGGCTTTCTTTAGTTTTAGTGGATGATACAGCTACATTTAAGCATCTTCTACGAAAGGTAAAATGGTTCAGCGATGAAATAAAGTTTTTGCCTGTAGAAGAGATTGATCTGAGCAGTGTTTTAAAAGAAATAGATGAAGATAGAGCAAAAATTAAAGAATTTTTAATGACAAGAAAGCCTCAGGATAGTAAAGATCCCCTGAAACCGGTGTTAGTTATTGTAGAGTCTCCGAATAAAGCAAAAACTATTGCAAACTTTTTTGGAAAGCCTGTAAGAAGGAAAATTTTTGACCACGATCTTTTTGAAACCTCAATTGAAGATAGATACATAATAATAACATCCTCTTATGGACACATCCTTGATTTAGTAAAGAATGAAGCTTTTTATGGAGTAGTAGTTAATGAAAGCATTATACCTATATATAAAAGCATTGAAGGTAAAGAATCAATAATCGAAAGCTTAAGAAAGGTTTCTTTAGAGGCAGAACAGGTTCTTATTGCTACAGATCCAGATACAGAAGGAGAGAAAATCGGCTGGGATATTAATGAGATTTTAAAACCTTATGTTAAAGATATAAAAAGGATGGAATTTCACGAAGTTACTAAAAAAGCAGTAATTAAAGCATTAAAAGAGCCAAGAGATTTTGATTTTAATCTTATTAGAGCACAGATTGTAAGAAGAATTGCTGACAGATGGGTTGGTTTTGAGTTTTCTCAGTTACTTCAAAAAAATTTTGGCAAACAGACTCTTTCAGCTGGAAGAGTTCAGACTCCTGTTTTAGGCTGGATAATTGAAAGACAAAAAGAACACACGCAAAAAATTTACAAAGTTTCATTTTTCATAGAAGAGAATAACAAAAAATTGCGATTAAATTTTGAATTCGAAGACAAACAGGAAGCTATGAAATTTTTTACTGATTTAAAAGAAGTTCAGCTTGAAGTTATTTCAACCTCAGAAAAGATAGAAATGCCTCCACCTCCTTATAGGACTGATACAATGCTTAAAGATGCTGGAGATTTTTACAGATTTTCTTTACCAAAAACAATGGAGCTTGCTCAAACTCTTTTTGAACTCGGATTCATAACTTATCATAGAACTGATTCCCAAAGAGTTTCCGATGCTGGAATTAATGTGGCAAGAGATTTTATAAAAGAGGAGTTTGGTCTGGAATACTTTTCCCCACGAATTTGGTCTGAAGGAGGTGCCCATGAGTGCATAAGACCTACAAAAGCAATTGAACCAGAAGAATTAAACTCTATGCTTATAACTGGCCAGATTGAAGGATTAAGTAAAGAGCATCTCCTTCTTTATGAAATGATTTTTAGAAGATTTATCGCAAGTCAGATGAAACCAGTTAAAACTAAAAATGTTGAGATAGTTATTAAAGCATTAAATAGAGAACAGAAGATAAATTTGCGGACAGAGATATTTGAAGAAGGTTGGAACAAGATATTAAATATTGAAACTTATCCAGAACTGCAGGGCATTTTTGATGTATCAAAAACAAAACAGTTCAGGCAGCAACCAAAGGTTTATCTTTATACTCATAGTGAGCTTGTTGCAAAAATGAAGGAAAAGGGAATTGGAAGACCTTCAACCTATGCCAGCATTGTTGAAAAACTTCTTGAGAGAAAATATATCATTGAATCAAAAGGTTTTTTAATTCCAACAGAACTTGGTAAAGCTGTATATTTCTATTTAAGTAACAGAGAAGAGATAAAAAACTTTCTTTCAGAAGAGTTTACAGAACAACTTGAATTATTTATGGATAAAATTGAAGAAGGTGTTCTTGATTATGAAAAAGTGCTTTTTGATTTGTATGAGGAAATTTTAAAAACGAGAAAGCAGTAA
- a CDS encoding hydrogenase 3 maturation endopeptidase HyCI: protein MELNEFLSKIKGRVLIAGIGNSLRADDAVGSYIVKKLSNEKIDAILVDCEDQPERFIEKIVHHKPDTVIFIDALHMNHEPGSVVFLEKKDLYHTGISTHQTNLKMCIDYIKSRIKTEILIIGIQPENTDFGNRMSEKILDVAETLKNILIKALLLSRF, encoded by the coding sequence TTGGAGTTGAATGAATTTTTAAGTAAAATTAAGGGAAGAGTTTTAATAGCAGGAATAGGAAATTCCTTGAGAGCAGACGATGCTGTCGGTTCATACATTGTAAAAAAATTAAGCAATGAAAAAATAGATGCAATTTTAGTTGACTGCGAAGATCAACCTGAAAGATTTATTGAAAAAATAGTTCATCATAAACCAGATACTGTTATTTTTATTGATGCTTTACATATGAATCATGAGCCAGGGTCTGTAGTTTTTTTAGAAAAGAAAGATTTGTATCATACAGGAATATCAACCCACCAGACAAATCTTAAAATGTGCATTGATTATATAAAATCAAGAATTAAAACTGAAATCTTAATAATTGGTATTCAGCCTGAAAACACAGATTTTGGAAATAGGATGAGTGAAAAAATTTTAGATGTTGCAGAAACTTTAAAAAATATTCTGATTAAAGCTTTACTGCTTTCTCGTTTTTAA
- a CDS encoding NADH-quinone oxidoreductase subunit B family protein: MSLLKKLAQKALKKSIWIFHVNTGACNGCDIELLDVLTPYYDIERFGMKAVSSPRHADALVISGPVTRPTVEFVKSVYEATPEPKIVIALGSCATAGGIWFDSYNVVGGVDKIIPVNLYIPGCPPRPEAILFGIAQALGISKKKIKPLIAEQIGVE; the protein is encoded by the coding sequence ATGTCTTTACTTAAAAAACTCGCACAAAAGGCTCTAAAAAAATCAATATGGATATTTCATGTTAATACAGGAGCATGTAATGGCTGTGATATAGAACTTCTTGATGTTCTTACTCCTTACTATGATATTGAAAGATTCGGTATGAAGGCAGTAAGCTCTCCCCGTCATGCAGATGCACTTGTTATCTCAGGACCTGTAACAAGACCTACTGTAGAGTTTGTCAAATCAGTTTATGAAGCAACTCCAGAACCAAAAATTGTTATTGCTCTTGGCTCCTGTGCCACAGCAGGTGGTATATGGTTTGACAGCTACAATGTAGTTGGTGGAGTTGATAAAATAATACCCGTTAACTTATACATACCAGGATGCCCACCTCGTCCAGAAGCAATTCTCTTCGGAATTGCTCAAGCTCTCGGAATATCTAAAAAGAAAATAAAACCCCTTATTGCAGAACAAATTGGAGTTGAATGA
- a CDS encoding complex I subunit 5 family protein, translating to MSFIMLTLSFISPALGSLLILLFGKRALIRDFISIVSIVLAIVGTVLSWNTLFSSDEKTLFYGQVFYIDGLSLLMQLMVEFVALMVILYSPKYIGKVYSHRKESFHIYYSVILIALAFMNLAFILNNLFWIYIALELSSIVSVYLIVFNLNKTSLKAGFKYLILVNVGILFSLLGIILLFYMAGKTVMISNIGEIIKTLPRNIALLSAFLFIVGFFTKAGLVPFHLWLPDSYAESPSAITVFLAGAVTKLGFYGIARTVTLFSFNYEEIKVLIIILSSLSMLIGAVIAFNQRDIKKLIACISISEMGFIASALALKNYEGLFGGIFHIINHTIMKGVLFFATGAIIYACGSRIVEEIKESIGKMPTVTIFFFIGSLAVGGMPLTASFLSSITIFIALTNEGFLWASVVLILSEFVCAIALLRTAISIFWQKNEKMEVFKSSVPFSIIFCTGVLVILLIVFGIYPEIIYPMIDMATKGIIKTAG from the coding sequence ATGAGTTTTATTATGCTCACTCTGAGTTTTATCTCTCCAGCATTAGGCTCTTTACTAATTCTTCTTTTTGGTAAAAGAGCTTTAATAAGAGATTTTATTTCCATTGTATCAATAGTTCTGGCAATTGTTGGTACTGTGCTTTCGTGGAATACACTGTTTTCATCTGATGAAAAAACACTATTTTATGGACAAGTGTTTTACATTGATGGATTAAGCCTGCTAATGCAGTTAATGGTTGAGTTTGTTGCTTTAATGGTAATTTTATATTCACCAAAATATATTGGCAAAGTTTATAGCCATAGAAAAGAAAGCTTTCATATCTATTATAGTGTCATACTTATTGCATTAGCATTTATGAATCTTGCCTTTATTTTGAATAATCTTTTCTGGATCTATATAGCACTTGAACTAAGCAGTATTGTCTCAGTTTATCTCATAGTTTTTAACTTAAACAAGACATCATTAAAGGCTGGATTCAAATATCTGATTTTAGTCAATGTGGGAATTCTTTTTAGTTTACTCGGGATTATTCTTCTTTTCTATATGGCTGGAAAAACTGTAATGATAAGCAATATTGGTGAAATAATTAAAACTTTACCAAGAAATATTGCTCTTCTTTCTGCATTTTTATTTATTGTTGGATTTTTCACAAAGGCAGGATTAGTTCCATTCCATCTTTGGTTGCCTGACTCATATGCAGAGTCTCCATCAGCTATAACAGTATTTTTAGCTGGAGCAGTAACAAAACTCGGATTTTATGGAATAGCCAGAACAGTTACACTATTTTCTTTTAACTATGAAGAGATAAAAGTTCTGATTATAATTCTTTCATCATTAAGCATGCTTATAGGTGCTGTTATTGCATTCAATCAAAGGGATATCAAGAAGTTGATTGCCTGTATTAGTATCAGTGAAATGGGATTTATAGCATCAGCCTTGGCTTTAAAAAACTATGAAGGTTTATTTGGAGGCATTTTCCATATTATCAATCATACAATTATGAAAGGAGTCTTATTCTTTGCTACAGGCGCAATAATTTATGCCTGTGGAAGCAGAATAGTTGAGGAAATAAAGGAATCAATAGGGAAAATGCCAACTGTTACAATATTCTTTTTCATTGGTTCGCTGGCAGTAGGAGGAATGCCTCTTACAGCAAGCTTTTTGAGTTCAATTACGATATTTATTGCCCTGACAAATGAAGGCTTCCTGTGGGCATCAGTAGTTTTAATATTATCGGAATTTGTCTGTGCCATTGCTCTTTTAAGGACTGCAATATCAATATTCTGGCAGAAAAATGAAAAAATGGAAGTTTTCAAAAGTTCTGTTCCTTTTTCAATCATATTTTGTACAGGAGTTTTAGTTATCTTATTAATAGTTTTTGGAATATATCCAGAAATTATTTATCCAATGATTGACATGGCAACAAAAGGAATTATTAAAACAGCAGGATAA
- a CDS encoding respiratory chain complex I subunit 1 family protein yields MNPEFLIYSTIVNLFVVLLLSPFFDGFTRKVRALIQSRVGPPPLQSYYDIIKLMGKEDLKSTINPLFRLSPYLSVVSIGMASLLIPITGLIPPLNFWGDIFLFIYIITVVGIAIIITASASENPFAFIGASRKMMLHLSVEPILAIALITGAINAGSFKIGDIVTWYYSNGPNVSMLLATVCVFLSLQALIGKIPFDISEAEQEIAEGVLIELSGPKYACVKWANMSRQVLFCLVFTQIFIPWTFSENSLLNILIALIKVTAIIFISTLIEALNPRLRIDQALKYNLTLALFSLTSIFLALLGV; encoded by the coding sequence ATGAATCCTGAATTTCTCATATATTCAACCATTGTAAACCTGTTTGTTGTTTTGCTTCTTTCTCCTTTTTTTGATGGATTTACAAGAAAGGTAAGAGCATTGATTCAAAGCAGAGTAGGACCTCCACCTCTTCAGTCATACTATGACATTATCAAGTTAATGGGGAAGGAAGACTTAAAATCAACTATAAATCCCCTTTTCAGACTCTCACCATATCTTTCAGTTGTAAGCATTGGTATGGCATCTCTTTTAATACCTATTACTGGATTGATTCCTCCGCTAAATTTCTGGGGAGATATATTTCTCTTCATCTATATAATTACAGTTGTTGGAATTGCAATAATTATTACTGCTTCAGCCTCTGAAAATCCTTTTGCCTTTATTGGTGCATCCCGTAAAATGATGCTTCATCTTTCAGTTGAGCCAATTCTTGCAATTGCACTTATAACAGGTGCTATAAATGCTGGCTCTTTTAAAATTGGTGATATTGTTACATGGTATTATTCAAACGGACCAAATGTCTCCATGCTTCTTGCAACAGTCTGTGTGTTTCTATCACTTCAGGCTTTGATTGGTAAAATTCCATTTGACATATCTGAAGCTGAACAGGAGATTGCAGAAGGTGTACTTATTGAATTAAGCGGTCCTAAATATGCCTGTGTTAAATGGGCAAATATGTCAAGGCAGGTTCTTTTCTGTCTTGTTTTTACACAGATTTTTATTCCATGGACTTTTTCAGAAAACTCTCTGTTAAACATATTGATAGCCTTAATAAAAGTAACGGCAATTATCTTTATAAGCACCCTTATTGAAGCTCTAAATCCAAGACTCAGAATTGATCAGGCTTTGAAATATAATCTAACTCTTGCTCTTTTTTCACTAACATCAATATTTTTAGCTCTTTTAGGAGTTTAG
- a CDS encoding complex I subunit 5 family protein, with translation MFSFKGILNSSLLLSIDSLSALFLLIISIISFCVSMFSWKYLNAYKENSPVSFYPFLMLLFMSSSGVVCVKDILFFIVFWEFMTLSSWFLVVFEREKKSAIKGGLQYFIATHVTTAFLILASVIIYSYSNDFSFKAINKSFEFIINNHPAIAHFILFSIFIAFVTKAGVLPFGFWLPNTYPQPPSSASSFFGGVMSKLAVYALLRFFCSVFPVSFYTQVWGFIIAVSGVFSIFVGTIAALTQDEAKRLMSFHAIGQVGYMLLGIGVGLYFIKINPFVAAVALVGGLFHVFNNSIYKSLLFLNAGSIFYKTGTTDLNRVSGLMKVMPLTAITALIGSLSIAGVPPFNGFISKLLIFESSIWSAKQSEVFLLTRGTFIVFGIISVFISAVTLASFLKFVNSAFMGKLEGTFDEKRDLPWSMVLPQLILAGLCILTGLFPMISLKIIYAATLASYNFLPDFSSVFTVNFAGVDINFIKNYSQGAWFPVFVMIPLIILSILIFSFEKYAGTPKREVETWYGGKEHTPEEVAYRGHSFYQPFKDLVSFRIGKIQFKGFYPVTTPSIKVSVPEKFLKILHPDEWLYYPVANRLTKLFESAEKLHNSTTKKYIAWLIVGSIFILILLFYFSGGSL, from the coding sequence GTGTTTTCATTTAAGGGAATTCTGAATTCTTCACTTCTTTTAAGCATTGATTCTCTATCTGCTCTTTTTCTTTTAATAATCTCTATTATTTCTTTCTGTGTTTCCATGTTTTCATGGAAGTATCTTAATGCCTATAAAGAAAATTCACCTGTTAGTTTTTATCCATTTTTAATGTTGCTTTTTATGTCTTCTTCAGGAGTTGTCTGTGTAAAAGACATTCTGTTTTTCATAGTTTTCTGGGAGTTTATGACTCTCAGTTCATGGTTTCTTGTTGTTTTTGAAAGAGAAAAAAAATCAGCAATTAAGGGAGGACTTCAGTACTTTATCGCAACCCATGTAACAACAGCATTTTTAATTCTTGCCTCTGTAATTATTTATTCATACAGCAATGATTTCTCTTTTAAAGCAATAAACAAAAGTTTTGAGTTTATCATCAATAATCATCCAGCAATTGCCCATTTTATATTGTTCTCTATTTTTATTGCCTTTGTAACAAAGGCAGGTGTTCTACCTTTTGGTTTCTGGTTACCAAATACATACCCGCAACCTCCTTCATCTGCTTCTTCTTTCTTTGGTGGAGTAATGTCAAAGCTTGCAGTTTATGCACTCCTCAGATTTTTCTGCTCAGTGTTTCCTGTTTCTTTTTATACTCAAGTATGGGGGTTTATAATCGCAGTTTCGGGAGTTTTTTCAATATTTGTTGGAACAATTGCTGCATTAACACAGGATGAAGCTAAAAGACTCATGTCCTTTCATGCAATTGGACAGGTTGGATATATGCTTCTTGGCATTGGTGTGGGACTCTATTTTATAAAAATTAATCCTTTTGTCGCTGCTGTTGCACTGGTTGGAGGATTATTTCATGTTTTCAATAACTCCATTTATAAAAGCCTTTTATTTTTAAATGCCGGCTCTATCTTTTATAAAACAGGAACAACTGATCTTAACAGGGTTTCAGGATTGATGAAAGTAATGCCACTTACAGCAATAACTGCTCTAATTGGCTCTTTATCAATAGCCGGAGTTCCACCTTTTAATGGTTTTATTTCAAAACTTCTCATTTTTGAGTCCTCCATCTGGTCAGCAAAACAGTCAGAAGTATTCTTACTGACCAGGGGAACTTTCATAGTTTTTGGAATAATCTCTGTTTTTATCTCTGCAGTAACTCTGGCATCTTTTCTTAAGTTTGTAAACTCTGCTTTTATGGGAAAGCTTGAAGGCACATTTGATGAAAAAAGAGACTTACCCTGGAGCATGGTTCTGCCACAGCTTATACTTGCAGGATTGTGTATTTTAACAGGATTATTTCCAATGATTTCTTTAAAAATTATTTATGCTGCCACTTTGGCTTCATACAACTTTTTACCGGATTTTTCCTCAGTTTTCACAGTTAATTTTGCAGGAGTTGATATAAACTTTATTAAAAATTATTCTCAGGGGGCATGGTTTCCTGTTTTCGTTATGATTCCTTTGATAATTCTCAGTATTCTTATATTTTCCTTTGAAAAGTATGCTGGAACTCCAAAGAGAGAAGTAGAAACATGGTATGGTGGAAAAGAACATACTCCTGAAGAAGTAGCGTATAGAGGACATAGCTTTTATCAGCCCTTTAAAGACCTTGTAAGTTTCAGAATTGGAAAGATTCAATTTAAAGGATTTTATCCTGTTACAACTCCATCAATAAAAGTTTCAGTGCCAGAAAAATTTTTAAAAATTCTTCATCCCGATGAATGGCTTTATTATCCAGTTGCAAACAGATTGACAAAACTATTTGAATCAGCTGAGAAATTACATAACTCGACGACAAAAAAATATATTGCATGGCTCATAGTTGGTAGTATTTTTATCTTGATTTTACTGTTTTATTTTTCAGGAGGAAGCTTATGA
- a CDS encoding hydrogenase 4 subunit D: MDFLLLTLITPFIGALLSYTFKNKAAVIASLFSLLTLLFSLLSIFETSLSKVKIYYSFSLFKWLNANFGLICDPLTSILLILITVIGFFVILYSCGYMSPQNADHPFYKPYGSYYFLMLLFIGAMVGVATAANFLQLFFFWEITTLCSWALISYTKEKKALFSGLKAFIMTHIGGLGFLIALGLMYYQAKSFDFSVIDFVSYKFVIFALLFFAASAKSAQIPLFTWLPDAMVAPTPVSAYLHAAAMVKAGVYLMARIYLSNYSLTENEALVTGIIAVSTMMLSVILYYFQDDLKKLLAYSTIGHLGYILFGVSLGIYGSKTGGMGGVFHIINHGFAKGLLFLSVGAIAYATGSKSIRELQGVSKKFPLITACFLTGMFAIIGVPPFSGFWSKFMIFTGAFEIKNTTANIFGIIAIFESILAFCWYIFVGHRVFFGQASHKVSNANCTIPLSMKFSLIILLILSLLSPLIGYYFIEALSGGQ, translated from the coding sequence ATGGATTTTCTTCTTTTAACATTAATAACACCTTTTATCGGAGCTTTGCTATCTTATACATTTAAAAATAAAGCTGCAGTTATCGCCTCTTTATTTTCTCTGCTCACTCTTTTATTCAGTCTGCTCAGCATTTTTGAAACCTCTCTCTCAAAAGTTAAAATCTACTACAGTTTTTCACTATTTAAGTGGTTGAATGCTAATTTTGGACTTATTTGCGATCCTTTAACATCAATTCTGCTTATTCTAATCACTGTAATTGGCTTTTTTGTAATTTTATACTCCTGTGGATACATGTCTCCTCAAAATGCTGACCATCCATTTTATAAACCATATGGGAGTTATTATTTCCTTATGCTTCTTTTTATTGGTGCAATGGTTGGAGTTGCTACAGCAGCCAACTTTTTACAGTTATTTTTCTTCTGGGAAATCACAACTCTATGTTCATGGGCACTGATTTCATACACAAAAGAAAAAAAGGCTTTGTTTTCTGGATTAAAGGCATTCATAATGACCCATATCGGTGGATTGGGCTTTTTAATTGCTCTTGGATTAATGTATTATCAGGCAAAATCCTTTGATTTTTCAGTAATTGATTTTGTTTCCTACAAGTTCGTTATTTTTGCACTTCTGTTTTTTGCAGCATCTGCAAAGTCAGCTCAAATACCTCTTTTTACATGGTTGCCTGATGCAATGGTTGCTCCAACACCTGTTAGTGCCTATCTTCATGCAGCCGCAATGGTTAAAGCAGGTGTTTATCTGATGGCAAGGATTTATCTTTCCAATTATTCTTTAACAGAAAATGAAGCTCTTGTTACAGGCATTATCGCTGTCTCAACAATGATGCTTTCTGTAATTTTATACTATTTTCAGGATGATCTAAAAAAACTGCTTGCCTACTCAACAATAGGACATCTTGGATACATTCTCTTTGGTGTATCTTTAGGAATTTATGGTTCAAAAACAGGAGGAATGGGTGGAGTCTTTCACATAATTAACCACGGATTTGCAAAGGGGCTGCTTTTTCTTTCAGTTGGTGCAATTGCCTATGCGACAGGTTCAAAAAGTATAAGAGAACTTCAGGGAGTTTCAAAGAAATTTCCTCTTATTACAGCCTGCTTTCTTACAGGAATGTTTGCAATAATAGGAGTGCCACCTTTTTCAGGGTTCTGGAGTAAATTCATGATTTTTACAGGAGCCTTTGAGATTAAAAATACAACTGCCAATATTTTCGGTATAATTGCAATTTTTGAGAGCATCCTTGCTTTTTGCTGGTATATTTTTGTTGGACACAGAGTCTTTTTTGGCCAAGCATCACATAAAGTATCGAATGCTAACTGTACAATACCTTTGTCAATGAAGTTTAGCTTGATAATACTACTGATTTTGAGTCTGCTTTCTCCTCTCATTGGTTATTACTTTATTGAAGCTTTATCAGGAGGGCAGTAA
- a CDS encoding 4Fe-4S dicluster domain-containing protein, with the protein MFKSKIKALLLSSRHKKITRPYPFVPVTPPENLRGRLEVDPNKCIGCGNCVRTCPSRLISIETHEDEKIVMFSSGRCIYCGRCAAACPEKAIRITHEYELATDNKKDLEIVIKIKMVRCIVCGKPFTSWNMLNKQIERLQDKSEEQINKLKICAECKRKATS; encoded by the coding sequence ATGTTTAAAAGTAAAATAAAAGCACTTTTACTTTCATCAAGACATAAAAAAATAACAAGACCCTATCCTTTTGTTCCTGTAACTCCACCTGAAAATCTGAGGGGAAGACTTGAGGTTGACCCAAACAAATGTATAGGATGTGGAAACTGTGTAAGAACCTGCCCTTCAAGGTTAATATCTATTGAAACTCACGAAGATGAGAAAATAGTGATGTTTTCATCGGGTAGATGTATCTACTGTGGAAGATGTGCTGCTGCCTGTCCGGAAAAAGCAATCCGCATAACTCATGAGTATGAACTTGCCACGGACAACAAAAAGGACCTTGAGATTGTAATTAAAATAAAAATGGTAAGGTGTATTGTTTGTGGGAAGCCTTTTACTTCATGGAATATGTTAAACAAACAAATTGAAAGACTTCAGGACAAAAGTGAAGAGCAGATTAACAAACTTAAAATATGTGCTGAATGTAAAAGAAAAGCAACTTCATGA